aagacggaaggtaagggtttaaaaaaaaaaggtgagggaAAGGTTAGAGGGGGAACAAGGAACTGGGAGGGCAGTTCTGGAGCTTGGGCTGAGGCAGATCATGGCCCCAACCATTCTTGACTCCAAGGATCCCTAAAAATGATGAGTTGTCATGGAAAGAGGGTTCCAATCCTGGCCATTCCACCTGCTTGTTCTGTGACTTCAAAGAGGTGCCCACATCTCTCAGGATCTCATTTGGCTTGTCTAAGAGATGAGAAGGCTGGATGGGAAGTTCCTTCAAGCTCTAGCCCCTTGGATTTCTAGTTTTGCTTGCTCAGCCTTCTCTTGTTCCTTCCAGCTGTCCACTAAGAGCATCTGACCATCTCcctgtccctttctcttctctccccacatTTTATTCTCAATTCCTACTGGTCGTAGAACCTCCTTGTCTTCTCCTGCCTCCAAGGACTGCCCAGCCCCTTGGGAAAGCTTCATTTTCAGGCATGTCTTTGTACAAAGTGACCCCAGAGCAGCTTTGCAACTCCAGACCAGAGCAAGAAAGAATTGGagatagaagggaagagaggaaaaagaaagaagatagtaGGGGGAGAagttgggaaggggaaaaaagggaccTCATTCCACAAACTGCTATTAATCAAGACTTGATGGTCTAATGGggtagagagaaaaaggaaaacaaatatactTTAAAGTGTGCCTAGGCAAAGGAGGCAAAATACTCCAGAAAAATCTGGTATGGAAGAAGTCAGAGAGTGTGTCAGGAAATCTTTTACGGAGAAGATGGccaggtggctcagcagattgagagccaaccctaaagacaggaggtccgggattcaaatgtgaccttagacatctAGCTGTATGAGttagaacaagtcacttaaccttccatCACCTAGCgattaccactcctctgccttggaaccaatgttgattctaaaacagacattaaggattaaaaaaaaaaggagatggcACCTGAATTTGATGAAAATGATTGATTCAACAGGCAGAGAGTTAAGGAAAGGCTTGTCACAGGACAaaatgatttagagctggaagagaccttagggaCAGGGACCTCCCTTTACTAGAAAAGGGAGTCAGGAATAGAGGGAGGTGGGGTGGAAGAAAGATGTAGAAGGGGGGACAGGGCAAAGGAAGGGGTGTCAGGGGACAAGCAGCAAGACTTACCATCAAGAAAGGAGAAGTTGGCAACACTCATGATTCCTGTTCATTGCAGAGAAGTCTGGGTACTGCCCAGTCCTCCACCCAACCTTGTCAGATCTAATTGACTGTAAAAGGACATGCCAGAATGATACCAGTTGCCCCGGAGAGATGAAGTGCTGCAGACAGGGCTGCAGCTGGATGTGTAAGAACCCCATGAAAGGTAAGAGAACTTGGTTTTGGTACAGACGTGGTCCCTCTCTCTGGATCCAAGAGATCATGGGGGCTGAGACTGGCATTCTCCAGTTGGGATGCCTTGATAAATAGCTATGGGAATGGGGGCGAGAGATGTACTTCTGCTCCCCCCAATCCCTCCAGATTAGGGAGGACTACCTGGAAGAGGGGTAAACCCTCTGGCCTCTGAGAAGGTAGCTCCAGGCAAGGCTCAGGGAGAGAGAGGACAGCAAAGGTGAGCAGAGGAAGCCACCTGTTCTGCCCTCCACCACTGCTGTTTCTGTTCTCTTCCAGAGAAGGCTGGCTTGTGCCCCCTGGCAACTTCTTCCTCTGAGGAGCGTCTGCCATGTGGTATTCCTTGTGAGACTGACAAGGACTGTGATGGGGAGGCCAAATGTTGTGTTCGCTCTTGTGGTCGAACCTGTTCCATGCCTATCAAAGGTAATAACGATCCCTATATGTGTTTCTAAGGCATCTGCTTTTCTAAGGCTGCTGGGTGGTATGGAAGATAGTCTGCAGAACCTGGAGTTTggaagaatctgagttcaaattcagtctcaaacacttactagctgtgtgaccttgggcaagtcacttaatctttttctgcctcagttacctcatctgtaaaatggaaataataataacatttctcTCACAAACATATTATGAGGACCAAGTAATATTTTAAGGGTTTTCAAAATCTTAAAACGATACATAAAGGTTAGACTTCCTTACAATTACCTGGAAGATATGAAATACAAGAAccatttacccccattttattgGTGGGGACACAAAGGTCAGACACTTGCCCATGGACATAGAactagtggcagagctgggatcgAGACccatctggatttgaacccaagtctcctgattcTAAATTTATCACTCAAGTATGCTCTCTGTGCCTCTCATGAATTTAGACCAACAAAACCCTTCCAATTGCTTCACACAGACAACAGATTCCAACGTCCTCCACCAAGGGACAACTTCTCTTTACGGCCACTGCTCCTTGCAAGGCTGGGACCCATCTCCTTCCCCAGGCTTCTGGGCAATCTCTCTCTGCCCCATTTTGCTCACAAGGTCTGTGTCTATGTCCCATAACacacattttccctcttttcctccccctgtaGTTAAGCCTGGTCGATGCCCTGTTGTCTCCGAGTGGTGCCCCAGGAATGAGCGGTTCATCGGTTGTAGAGGAGATGATAACTGCCTAGGAATGAAAAAATGTTGTTTCTCTAGATGTGCTATGAGGTGCATGGATGCCATCCCAGGTAAGAAGCAGCCCAAGAAGCTCAAGTCCTTTAACTGTCAGCTCCTTTGGAGTCTGCATTGGGTAATACcaagaagcattaaaaaaaaaaatcatccttagGGCAGGgggatggttcagtggatggagagccaggtccagagatgggaggtcctgggttcatatctggccccagacccttcctagctgtgtgaccctggacaagtcacttaactcccattgcctagcccttacctctctcctgccttggaatcagtacttggcatcaattctaaggcagaaggtaagagtttaaaacaaaataaaacactgtcCTTGCCAGTTATATACAAACTTTAGAGCGCTGTAGAAATATGACAGATTAGTATTCATCACTCTTTATAAGCGCTGGAAGAAATCACAGATCATCTGGGCCTGGTGGtattagaaaaggcttcatggaggaggcaACTTGTGATGGACTTTGAAAGATGggaaagtttcactcacatggttcgatggggatatgactggggtttgggcattaaaagatcactctattgcaaataagaataatatggaaataagttttgagcaatgatacatgtacaacccagtggaattgcttatcagctctggagggagggagggaaaaagggtggggaaaatcatgaatcatgtaaccatgggaaaatattctaaataaataagtacattataaaaagaagggaaaaaaagaaagatgggaaagTTTTAGGATGGGCAAGAGGAAGTTTAGGCACAGCAAAAATTGTAGGATAAAAGGCATGAAAGCCCccaaatatgataaaaaatatatatatatatacattggcTATAGAGACTAGAAACTTAAGTTCTAAACCTGGCTCCCTCTAATGATGAAATTCTGGATAAAATAATGGAATGGAAGAAGCAGCAGTTCTAGAGGTCAGAAGGCCTGATTCAAATTCCAGCTGAGTCTCTTGATGGCTGTGGAATTTGAGGCAAGTCACCAGACCTCTCTAGGCCAGTTTCCTCAGGATTTGTACCTTTGTTCTGCTGTTTATGACATCATCACCATTTTCCCAGAGCCAAGAGTCACTGAGGATCTATGTGTGTCCTGAAAGGGAGGCAATCAAGTCTATCAACAAGTAATTTATGAAGGGCTTCCTGTGTAGGGTGCTGGGCTAGGCATGGAAGAGTATACTTTTTTTTCacctatttctgtgtttttaaatttttttctttaaatttctttacatttttaaattatatctccaTCTGTGTATGTCAATGGTAGTCATTCAgtaaactaacatttattaagcatcatactatgtgccaaacttggtgctaagcactgggggaatacaaagaaaaggaagctgTCAAGGAATTCAGAGTCTAAAAGGGGAGCatacaattatgtacaaacaatcTATATCCAGATTAAACTGGGAACAACCAACAGAGGGAAGCTACTGATATTAGGGGGATAACAAAAGGCTTCTTAGTGGGACTGAAGGCCACACTGGTAATTAGATGGCAGAGCCAAAGCCAGGACTCATAGACCAGTCCCATTCCCTCTGTGCCCCTCTGTGTAACATCTGGTTCAAAGTCATTTGGTGTGTGAGCCTGGaaggataaatataaagaaaacaaagtttcAGGGGACAGGGGATGGAGGCAGAGAGGAGACTGGGAATCTTGGAAAGTTTCAAAGCCAGATTGGATGAGAGTGAGAAAGGGTCTTCATTTCTCCCCTGTTATACCCACCCCCATCATCAATACATGCCCAATCAATCagctccccaccccccccctccccaatttacTTTCCAGCCTCCTAGGCTGGACTGGAACCATCAAAGATGTTCCTTCCTGTCTTCTAATCCTGGTCAAGACTGACTGTCATGATAACTCTTGaccttccttttcttcatcaCTACCAATAATACTACTTTTATATTTATGAAGTATGTTACATGTTTTCTCCTGATCCCTATACAATATTATTGGGAAGTAGGCAGAAAAACAATAACTATAACCATTTCTCACATGAGGAAACTAGTTCAGATATGGTAGGTAATTTTCTCAATTAGTTAGAAGCAGATTGGGGCCACAAACCCATGTTATGGGCTCATAAAAGTCATACCTGGGGTTGTCAAGCTCCCAgaaagcaagtgacttgcccagggcaataAAGAGTAGCAgtaagaagcagagccaggatgTTCTTTCAATTGAATGCATTTTCTCTTCTACCATCTGTCTCTGGACTCCCTTGGTCTCTCCCTGACTTTTTTCTAGCACCTACTCATCCCCTGGCCTTGAAAGCTCTCCTCCCAGTCTTGACCCCCTCTAGAATGGATCCTCTTGTTTGAATCTCCCTGGTTGGTTTCAACCCACCTCAAACTTCTTCCCTTGTCATTCAACTCCACTAACCCCATTTATGTAGCCATTCCCTTTCATGAGTATGAATAGTCCCTCTATTTCCTTTCCAGAGGAGCAAGCAGAAGCAACCAGAAGCTTTCACCAAGAGGAAAACCTCATGCAAGCCCTCTAAGAaccaaaccaagaaaacaaacAGCCTGGTTGGCCTACTCCTGGAATtctagatatttttttcttggggCTCCAACCCCTGAAGGTTAATAAAGGCATTGATTCTGAATAGTGGATGATGTCTCTTTGCTctgactcttttctctttcctttcctggtCCAGCCTctagaatcatgtaaccataggatCTTCGGGTTTTAGAGTCTAGCTACCTACTGATCATCTCGCTGTGGTCCTaccttggaaaaaaaattagtgtTAAGAATTAAATACCAAtacaagacatatatatatatatatatatatatatacatatatgtatcaaTATAACTCTACTCAATATAACAAACCAAGAGTATAGGAATAATCTATAAATGACAGAATACCAGCGATTGGTGAGGCGAGAGACATTTCTATAGGTCATGCTGCTTAAGGAAGCTTTGCTTCATGAGAAGAGGGGAAGTAGAATTGGGAAAGATAATGGGAGGAGACACATTCAGGGGCCACTGAGCCTATAGCATTTGGTTAGGAGGTAATATTTGGGAAAGACATTTGTTAGCAATAAGACTTAATAAATTCTCTGAATAATCAGTGATGGGCTGAGGTTCAGAATTCTGAAAAGGCAAGTATCTTAAAGAATGGGATAGTTATTGGTCCTCTCTCCTTATAGGAAATGGAGGATCCAGAAAACAAGAAGTAAAGGAAAGGGACTCTGGTGGGAAGAGTTTTCAGGAAAGTAGAAGGGAATGACATCACAAACCAGTCAGGATGAGCATCTCATCTCACAATGGGTCCCTGGCATCTCATTGGCTACTCACTGACCAATAGAAATGGTGGGGTTGAGTGTATAAAAAGGTAGGTCCTGTTAGGGGACCTAACACAGGTGCCTGAACTAGTTGGGGATGCCAGAAGATCTCAGGAAAGCATCATGCCTGAGAAACGGAGTCACCATGGATCCCTGAATACTCATAACCAAATCCGTTCACGTTCCTCAAGAGCCCAGCTGCAGTTCCCCGTGAGCCGTGTAGACCGCTTTCTTCGCCAGGGTCACTATGCCCAGAGATTGGCCTCAAGTGCCCCTGTTTTCCTGGCTGCTGTACTGGAATACCTAACTGCTGAGATCCTGGAGCTGGCAGGCAATGCTGCCCGAGACAATAAGAAGACCCGCATTGCCCCATGCCACGTGCAGCTGGCTGTGCGCAACGATGTAGAGCTGAACCAGCTCTTTGGCCATGTCACCATCTCACAGGGTGGAGTTCTGCCCCGCATTCACCCAGAGCTGGTGCAGCCAGCAACCGGGGGCCGAAGTAGCCAGAGTCACGTTGGACGTAACCATAACTATTCAGTGAAGGCCAAGTAAGCCAGACTGGAGAGAGCCCAgaaactttgggagtaaaaactTTTTCTCTGGGTCATCACCCCACGAACCTATTAAAAGAGATTAAATCCAAAGCAGTTTTGCTTGACTCATCATTCTCCTTACAAATCCCGCGTCTACAGGTATAATTGTATAGCATGTGTCTTGGGAATCATACTGTGCTCATGGGCCATGGAGTAGGAGCTGACGTTTCATTGGGTCTTTATGGGGATGGGTAGAGGGTTTCTACAATACAAATCGCATTTTTCTGGTCCTAAAAGCCTTGGGTCCAACTCATCTTCCCTAATTCATCTCTTATCACTCACTATAGGAATCATTGGTCCAAGAATGAAATTGTGTTAAAAGGtaatgttatatttttaaggtaGAGGAGACCTCAGCATCTTTAAATGAAGAAGAGGAGCTAAATTTAGAGGGATAAGTATGGGAACAgtctaaaatattaatttaataattaattttaaaataatagaataaatatataaaaataatataataaaaataatgccattttaaggtcacttaatctcttttcttCTTGATCCCCAACAGACCTAAATCCTACTTCTGTGATACTTTCTGGTCTCCTATTGATAGTTATTTCTAACTACAATTGTTGTATTATATGGTCTTTTAAATATAGTATGAAGTATTTatgctttttcaattttttaatctgCCCTTCCATGTTTAAGGCTAATCTACACAAGGTTTTTGTCAACAGGAGTTAGAATCTTGTTAAATGTGAGAAAAGGCTACATAATTAGAAAACTGAaaattccttctatctctttTCATTAATTGAAACCTGGCTTTCTTTATATCCATGATGTGGCATCCTTAGCAGCCTGTTTTCTAATGCTGATCACACCTTTTCCCAATTATTTCATCAAGCCATGATGAGCCAAGATAGACTGTGCTCATTATTCTGCTATATAACTTGATAATCTCTCCTCCTTTTACAGTCATGCCATTTGACTGTACCACTCTCTCCTGATCAATCAGATCCTTAGTGTTTTCCCCATCTTTTAATCCCCCTTCATCTCTTCCCTTTGCAATGGCCTGAAATTCCACATTAACAGAAATTGTGCTTCTGTcatctttccattgttcagtcaGGTTGAGATGAAGACATTTCTGGAAGAATCATCACAATATGGCCACCAAAGGAGAACCTGAGTTTAGACCAAATTTGTATTACTTGATCATAGTGGTGCTAGAAAAACCACATTGGTAAACACCACCTGACTggtaacttttcttttttttcactttttatttaattgattaatttagaatatttttccatggttatatgatttgtgttctttccctcccctccccttcctggtactgatgagcaattccactgggttttccatgtattattgttcaaaactttatttccattatttattaatatttgcaatagagtgaccatttaaaatcaacatcctcaatcatatttccatagaaccatgtgatcaatcataggtttttcttctgcatttctactcccatagttctttctctggatgtgggttgtgttctttctcatcagtccctcagaattgtgacTGGTAACTTTTAAAAGTATACAGTCACTATGGGTGTGGAGGTCCATCTCTTTGTGTTCCTTCCTAATAGAAGGcatattaaattaaacaaatgtgATACATCTGACCAAAAGAGGAATTTGGTAGCTGAAGAGATGATCGTTACATTCAAGCGTTAGTATGCCATTATAATGTTTAATGTAACACAGAGAGCTACTTTGAAGAATGACCAAATTGACATAGAAATCTGGTATGAGAGCATGTGAAGATATCTCTTTGGAGTTGAGTGACAACAAAGTGGATATTAAGAACAGAAAAGTCAAGGAGCAATCCAATGTCTTCCACTGGATAAATCTCTGGTACTATAACATTTCAATCAAAAGTAATAACTCTGAGAAGTCATTCTTTGACTTGCTAGAAAACTTATTGGAGAAGCCAATTTGGAATGTATTACAATACTTATTCTTGCTTCTCTCTTGAGGTAGTCATGAACCCAGCACTAGCAATCACAGTATGAGCAGAAATTACAGATTGTGCTCACTCAAACAACTAACTTGTACTCTTGGATAATGATGGTGATGGCTTGCAAGAGGTGGAAGTTAGATCCCAACATCACAGgtctttgttgtcattcagtagtttttcagtcatgtccaacacttaGTGActgatttggagttttcttggcaaagattcaggAGTggattaccatttccttctccagcacattttacaggtgaggaaacgaaggtaaacagggttaattaACGTtcccccagagtcacacagttagtaagtgtctgaggctggttttgaactcaggctGGCATTCTATCTGCTACAATATCTAGTTTGCCCCTATCAGAGATCTAATTATAACAACTATCCTGTGATACAAGTGGTGCAGTATTTCTAGTACTTATGGGCTAAATATAGAACATGTGaagaatgaactggagggattccatttgaactggaacaacctccaggaattgatgcagagtgaaaggaacagaaccaggagaacattgtacacagaaatggatacactatggtacaattgaatgtcatggacttctccattagtggcaatgcaatgtccctgaacaacctgaagggatttaacaagaaagaacactaaccctgtgggagtagaaacacagaagaaaaacaactgcttgatcacatgggtcgatggggatatgattgggaatgtagactctaaatgatcatcccagtgcaaacatcaacaacatgaaaattggttttgaacaaagacacatataaaacccagtggaattatgcatcagcttgggggaggggggcaagaatatgattcttgtaaccaaggaatagtgctctaaattgactaactaaatacaattttccaaaaaaaaaaatatatatagaacagGTGCTTGATCTTTGAGTTGTTAAAGGAAATTAACGAACATGAGAATGAATGTGTGGTCAACTGCTTTAGAAgatgtccaattcatattttgaaCCAGAGTTCTTAGCTGTTTTGAATTAAAATTACCCACACACACTTTGCGTTTTGAATGAGAGTAATTGTAGCAATATCATTCTCCTATAAAGTAGTGAATCTTATTTCTTACTGTAATTCTCATCTCTTTTTGTTTAGATCACAaggctaataaatatctgagcaAGTGAAGGCTTGTCCCTTGTTTCCAGTAAGCACATTTTGTATGTTACTATTAAAATGATTTTCACATTTTTATggcaaaattacattttaaatgtattttaaacatcAAATATCACCATCAAATCACATACCACACTCTATTTTCTATATACATCAGTACATGGctcacaatttttctctcctgTCCAACTCTTGCCCTCATATTTGAAGATTTCACCAAACATATTGACTCTCTCCCTCAAGCACCTTAACTACTCAGTTTCTCAGTCTACTCACTTCCCATGACCTCCACCTCAGCCACACAAAGTATCATatcttgatcttgccatcacccacaaatgtaCCATCTTCTATATTAAGGAATTCTGGAATCCCCTCATCTGACCATAATATTGATTTTCCTCCTCTCTGTGAGCCTTACCTTGCCAGATCCTACTCTTCATCCACACAGCTACTGCCAAATTCTTTAACTCCTCAATTCTCCCCCAAGCCATCATTCTTGCACTAGTCACTCTCTTCCCTATCTTGACCCCACTGTGAACCAATCCAGTTCTTCAATGACCCCCACTCTCTTGAATCCCTAGTCCCTTTCTCATTTTATGAATTGCATCCTGCCAAGCCTTAGCCTTGGATCACTCACCATCTACTTGCCTCTCTCCTATTCATATGCTACtgaatgaaagaagagagaaagtggagaaaATGACACCACAATTTTGATTAGGCCCACTTCAAACTTATGTTACACAGCCTCAACTGGACTAGACCTCCCTCAAAACTCACAATCCCACTCACtaaaccttttcttccttcttcaaattTCCTTTGGTTCACCTCAGCTAATAAcattgcctcatattttacaaaagaaattgaggagggcatctaggtggctcagagagagccaaacctggagatgggaggtcctgagtttatatctggcctcagatacttcctagttgtgtaaccctgggcaagtcatttagccgtcattacctagcccttagcactcttctgccttagaatattgattctaagacttcagaaggtaagaggttttttataaaaattgaagccagcttcctcttctctcttcttttccctctcgtATGTCTTCTGCCACTATCTCCTTCTTCACCCCTGTTTCATATGATGAGGAGGATTTAAGCTAAACCCTCTGCCTACTCAAATGatgcttttctgttttatttctccAACAGATTGTCATTCTTT
The window above is part of the Monodelphis domestica isolate mMonDom1 chromosome 7, mMonDom1.pri, whole genome shotgun sequence genome. Proteins encoded here:
- the LOC100618884 gene encoding histone H2A-beta, sperm-like, which produces MPEKRSHHGSLNTHNQIRSRSSRAQLQFPVSRVDRFLRQGHYAQRLASSAPVFLAAVLEYLTAEILELAGNAARDNKKTRIAPCHVQLAVRNDVELNQLFGHVTISQGGVLPRIHPELVQPATGGRSSQSHVGRNHNYSVKAK